A window of the Pseudomonas fluorescens genome harbors these coding sequences:
- the aroC gene encoding chorismate synthase → MSGNTYGKLFTVTTAGESHGPALVAIVDGCPPGLEISLEDLQRDLDRRKPGTSRHTTQRQEADEVEILSGVFEGRTTGCSIGLLIRNTDQKSKDYSAIKDLFRPAHADYTYHHKYGERDYRGGGRSSARETAMRVAAGAIAKKYLASQGIVIRGYMSQLGPIEIPFKTWESVEQNAFFSPDPDKVPELEAYMDQLRRDQDSVGAKITVVAEGVMPGLGEPIFDRLDAELAHALMSINAVKGVEIGAGFACVAQRGTEHRDELTPEGFLSNNAGGILGGISSGQPIVAHLALKPTSSITTPGRSIDIDGNPVEVITKGRHDPCVGIRATPIAEAMMAIVLMDHLLRHRGQNADVRVNTPVLGQL, encoded by the coding sequence ATGTCCGGCAATACCTACGGCAAGCTGTTCACTGTCACCACCGCGGGCGAAAGCCATGGTCCGGCGTTGGTCGCCATTGTCGACGGCTGCCCGCCGGGCCTGGAGATTTCCCTTGAAGACCTGCAACGCGACCTCGACCGTCGCAAGCCGGGCACCAGCCGCCACACCACCCAGCGCCAGGAAGCCGACGAAGTCGAAATCCTCTCCGGCGTGTTCGAGGGGCGCACCACCGGCTGCTCCATCGGCCTGCTGATCCGCAATACCGACCAGAAGTCCAAGGACTACTCGGCGATCAAGGACCTGTTCCGCCCGGCCCACGCCGACTACACCTACCACCACAAATACGGCGAGCGCGATTATCGCGGCGGCGGTCGCAGCTCCGCGCGGGAAACCGCCATGCGCGTCGCGGCCGGCGCTATCGCCAAGAAGTACCTGGCCAGCCAGGGCATCGTCATTCGTGGCTACATGAGCCAGCTCGGCCCGATCGAAATCCCGTTCAAGACCTGGGAATCGGTCGAGCAGAATGCATTCTTCAGCCCGGATCCGGACAAAGTGCCGGAGCTGGAAGCCTACATGGACCAGCTGCGCCGCGATCAGGACTCCGTCGGTGCGAAGATCACCGTAGTTGCCGAAGGCGTGATGCCGGGCCTGGGCGAGCCGATCTTCGACCGCCTCGACGCCGAACTGGCCCACGCGCTGATGAGCATCAACGCGGTCAAAGGCGTGGAAATCGGCGCCGGTTTCGCCTGCGTTGCCCAGCGCGGCACCGAACATCGTGACGAACTGACCCCGGAAGGCTTCCTCAGCAACAACGCCGGTGGCATTCTCGGCGGGATTTCTTCGGGTCAGCCGATTGTCGCGCACCTGGCGTTGAAGCCGACCTCGAGCATCACCACCCCGGGTCGTTCGATCGACATCGACGGCAATCCGGTCGAAGTGATCACCAAGGGCCGTCACGATCCATGCGTCGGCATCCGCGCCACGCCGATTGCCGAGGCGATGATGGCCATCGTGCTGATGGATCACCTGCTGCGTCACCGTGGTCAGAACGCCGATGTGCGCGTGAACACCCCGGTGCTGGGTCAGCTTTGA
- a CDS encoding MFS transporter: MAALPYWRLSSFYLFYFALLGSTAPFLALYFDHLGFSAARIGELVAIPMLMRCVAPNIWGWLGDYTGRRLAIVRFGAVCTLLTFSLIFVSKTYAWLAMVMALHAFFWHAVLPQFEVITLAHLQGQTSRYSQIRLWGSIGFIITVVALGRLFEWLSLDIYPAALVLIMAGIVLSSLWVPNAQPPQGNRPTGEGFLKQLRNPGVLAFYGCVALMQMSHGPYYTFLTLHLERLGYSRGVIGMLWAVGVVAEVLMFMAMSRILARFSLRRVLMASFLLAALRWLLLGSFAEFLWVLLFAQVLHAATFGSFHAAAIAFVQRSFGARQQGQGQALYAALAGTGGALGALYSGYSWNALGATLTFSIASLAALAAAVIIAIRMQEDRP, encoded by the coding sequence GTGGCGGCGCTCCCATACTGGCGGCTGTCCAGTTTCTATCTGTTCTATTTCGCCTTGCTTGGCTCGACGGCGCCGTTTCTGGCGCTGTACTTCGATCACCTCGGATTCAGCGCCGCGCGCATCGGCGAGCTGGTGGCGATCCCGATGCTGATGCGCTGCGTGGCGCCGAACATCTGGGGCTGGCTCGGCGATTACACCGGCAGACGCCTGGCCATCGTGCGCTTTGGCGCGGTGTGTACGCTGCTGACCTTCTCGCTGATCTTCGTCAGCAAGACCTACGCCTGGCTGGCGATGGTCATGGCCTTGCACGCGTTCTTCTGGCACGCGGTGCTGCCGCAGTTTGAAGTCATCACCCTCGCGCATTTACAGGGCCAGACCTCCCGCTACAGTCAGATCCGCCTCTGGGGCTCGATCGGTTTCATCATCACCGTGGTCGCCTTGGGTCGCCTGTTCGAATGGCTCAGCCTCGACATCTATCCGGCGGCGCTGGTGTTGATCATGGCCGGTATCGTTCTCAGCAGTCTGTGGGTGCCGAACGCTCAGCCGCCTCAGGGCAACCGGCCGACGGGCGAAGGCTTTCTCAAACAGTTGCGCAATCCCGGGGTCTTGGCGTTCTACGGTTGCGTGGCGCTGATGCAGATGAGCCACGGGCCGTATTACACGTTTTTGACCCTGCACCTCGAACGACTGGGCTACAGCCGTGGCGTGATCGGTATGCTCTGGGCGGTCGGCGTGGTGGCGGAAGTGCTGATGTTCATGGCCATGAGCCGGATCCTTGCGCGTTTTTCCCTGCGGCGGGTGCTGATGGCAAGTTTTCTGCTGGCGGCGCTGCGCTGGTTGCTGCTAGGTTCGTTCGCCGAGTTCCTCTGGGTCCTGTTGTTTGCCCAAGTGCTGCACGCGGCCACGTTCGGCAGCTTTCATGCGGCTGCCATCGCGTTCGTGCAACGTAGCTTCGGCGCGCGCCAGCAAGGGCAGGGCCAGGCGTTGTACGCAGCACTCGCCGGCACCGGCGGTGCGCTTGGCGCGTTGTATTCCGGCTACAGCTGGAATGCCCTCGGCGCGACATTGACCTTTAGTATTGCCAGTCTCGCAGCGCTCGCCGCTGCCGTTATCATTGCCATTCGAATGCAAGAGGACAGGCCATGA
- a CDS encoding methylthioribulose 1-phosphate dehydratase, translated as MSLTREQLAQQIVDAGRFLYGRGWSPATSSNYSTRLSPSEALLTVSGKHKGQLGLDDVLATDLSGNSLEPGKKPSAETLLHTQLYSWRPEIGAVLHTHSVNATVLSRLTPEDFIEFEDYELQKAFSGISTHESRVRVPIFDNDQDIARLAAKVQPWLDAHPDCVGYLIRGHGLYTWGAQMSDALRQIEAFEFLFECELKTRSVMNRQG; from the coding sequence ATGAGCCTTACCCGTGAACAGCTTGCCCAGCAAATTGTCGATGCCGGGCGTTTTCTTTATGGTCGCGGCTGGTCGCCGGCCACCAGCAGCAATTACTCGACGCGCCTGTCGCCGAGCGAAGCGCTGCTGACCGTGTCCGGTAAGCACAAGGGCCAGTTGGGTCTGGACGACGTGCTCGCCACCGACCTGTCCGGCAACAGCCTGGAACCGGGCAAAAAACCGTCCGCCGAAACCCTGCTGCATACCCAGCTCTACAGCTGGCGCCCGGAGATCGGCGCGGTGCTGCACACCCATTCGGTGAACGCCACGGTGCTGTCGCGCCTGACGCCCGAAGACTTCATCGAGTTTGAAGACTACGAACTGCAAAAAGCCTTCAGCGGCATCTCGACCCACGAATCCCGGGTGCGCGTGCCGATCTTCGACAACGATCAGGACATTGCGCGCCTCGCCGCCAAGGTGCAGCCTTGGCTCGACGCCCATCCCGATTGCGTCGGTTATCTGATTCGCGGCCACGGCCTCTACACCTGGGGCGCACAGATGAGCGATGCGCTGCGCCAGATCGAGGCCTTTGAATTCCTGTTTGAATGCGAGTTGAAGACCCGCAGCGTCATGAACCGCCAAGGCTGA